One region of Primulina tabacum isolate GXHZ01 chromosome 1, ASM2559414v2, whole genome shotgun sequence genomic DNA includes:
- the LOC142555695 gene encoding ras-related protein Rab7, producing MSMRRRTLLKVIVLGDSGVGKTSLMNQYVHKKFSQQYKATIGADFVTKELQIDDRLVTLQIWDTAGQERFQSLGVAFYRGADCCVLVYDVNVMRSFDTLDNWHEEFLKQANPANPRTFPFILLGNKIDIDGGNSRVVSEKKVKEWCASKGNIPYFETSAKEDYNVDPAFSSIAKTALVIENDQDIYFQGITEAVSETEQRGGCAC from the exons ATGTCCATGCGTAGGCGAACATTGCTCAAGGTCATCGTCCTGGGGGACAGCGG GGTAGGAAAAACCTCGTTGATGAACCA GTACGTGCATAAGAAATTCAGTCAGCAGTACAAAGCGACAATTGGGGCTGATTTTGTCACCAAGGAACTTCAGATAGACGATCGACTCGTCACTCTGCAA ATTTGGGACACTGCTGGCCAGGAGAGATTTCAAAGTCTCGGAGTTGCATTTTACAGAGGGGCTGATTGTTGTGTTCTTGTGTATGATGTGAACGTGATGCGGTCCTTTGATACACTGGACAATTGGCATGAAGAATTTCTCAAGCAG GCTAATCCAGCTAACCCAAGGACATTTCCATTTATACTACTTGGAAACAAGATTGATATAGATGGTGGTAATAGCAGAGTG GTTTCTGAAAAGAAAGTCAAGGAATGGTGTGCATCAAAAGGCAACATACCTTACTTCGAGACATCAGCTAAAGAGGATTACAATGTTGATCCTGCATTCTCAAGTATTGCAAAAACTGCGCTAGTGATTGAGAATGATCAGGACAT ATACTTCCAGGGCATAACAGAGGCAGTTTCTGAAACAGAGCAACGCGGTGGTTGTGCATGCTGA